In Psychrobacter immobilis, a single genomic region encodes these proteins:
- the pncB gene encoding nicotinate phosphoribosyltransferase — protein sequence MTVTHTSKPFEPIITSLLDNDLYKFTMLQAMLHQFPQTHGVYRFRCRNNKDTLYPLADIKDDLEQQLDNLCELRFLEDELEYLRGLRFMRSDFVDYLELFKLKRRFITVSTDDKGRLFIDIEGPMIQAMFFEVFVLAIVNELYFDALSNASVIEEGQRRLDEKVTLLHQYATEQAKCDANTPPLIIADFGTRRRFSKAWQAHVVETLHKAEPKIVSGTSNVYLAKKLGMTPIGTMAHEFMQAFQALDVRLRDSQKAALEAWVHEYRGDLGIALTDVVGMDAFLRDFDLYFAKLFDGLRHDSGDPYIWGDKAIAHYKNLKIDPRTKILTFSDGLDLDKAWDLHQYFKGQIKTSFGIGTNLTNDMGITPINIVLKLVECNGQPVAKLSDSPGKTMINNDTYLAYLRQVFEVDEPE from the coding sequence ATGACCGTTACTCATACCTCTAAACCTTTCGAACCTATTATTACCTCTTTACTCGATAATGATTTATATAAATTTACGATGCTGCAAGCCATGCTGCATCAGTTTCCACAGACACATGGTGTGTATCGCTTTCGCTGCCGTAATAATAAAGACACGCTGTATCCATTGGCTGATATTAAAGATGATCTAGAGCAGCAGTTAGACAATTTATGTGAATTACGATTTTTAGAGGATGAACTAGAGTACTTACGTGGTTTGCGCTTTATGCGCTCAGACTTCGTTGACTATCTAGAATTGTTTAAGTTGAAACGTCGTTTTATTACCGTCAGTACGGATGATAAAGGTCGCTTATTTATCGATATCGAAGGACCGATGATTCAAGCGATGTTCTTTGAAGTGTTTGTACTCGCCATCGTTAATGAGCTGTATTTTGATGCGCTATCGAATGCCAGTGTGATTGAAGAAGGGCAGCGCAGATTGGATGAAAAAGTCACATTGTTGCATCAATATGCGACAGAGCAGGCAAAATGTGATGCTAATACCCCGCCATTAATTATCGCTGATTTTGGTACTCGTAGACGTTTTAGCAAAGCTTGGCAAGCCCATGTGGTTGAGACTTTGCATAAAGCGGAACCAAAAATAGTGAGCGGTACTTCCAACGTGTATTTAGCAAAAAAGCTGGGAATGACGCCAATCGGTACGATGGCACATGAATTTATGCAGGCATTTCAGGCTTTGGATGTGCGTTTACGTGATTCACAAAAAGCGGCGCTTGAAGCGTGGGTGCATGAGTATCGAGGCGATTTGGGTATTGCGCTGACCGATGTCGTTGGGATGGATGCGTTTTTACGTGACTTTGATTTGTATTTCGCTAAGCTGTTTGATGGTTTACGTCACGATAGCGGTGACCCGTATATCTGGGGTGATAAGGCGATTGCTCATTATAAAAATCTTAAAATAGACCCAAGAACCAAGATTTTAACCTTTAGTGATGGCTTAGATTTGGATAAAGCTTGGGATTTACATCAGTATTTTAAAGGTCAAATAAAGACCAGCTTTGGTATTGGTACCAACCTCACCAATGATATGGGTATCACCCCGATAAATATTGTCTTAAAATTGGTGGAATGCAATGGGCAGCCAGTCGCTAAACTGTCAGACAGTCCAGGCAAGACCATGATTAATAACGACACGTATCTTGCCTATTTGCGCCAAGTATTTGAAGTCGACGAGCCTGAATAG
- the xseB gene encoding exodeoxyribonuclease VII small subunit, translating to MTTPTRKRKKAAPKTFKAAYDILKTNAAELQQQDEPDIDNLMTTVEESIAAYRVCETRINAVQQALDAAFAEEEDKTENSDS from the coding sequence ATGACAACCCCTACTCGCAAACGCAAAAAAGCCGCCCCAAAAACCTTTAAAGCGGCTTATGATATTCTAAAAACCAATGCCGCTGAATTACAGCAACAAGATGAGCCAGATATTGATAATCTGATGACGACTGTTGAAGAGTCGATTGCTGCTTATCGCGTTTGCGAAACCCGTATCAATGCGGTACAGCAAGCACTAGATGCCGCTTTTGCTGAAGAAGAAGATAAAACAGAGAATAGCGACAGTTAA
- the xseA gene encoding exodeoxyribonuclease VII large subunit produces MRKPNLSNMKPAKVLAPAKDLATLEAELAEQENNIEVNLEDTVLRLSDYLSAVDMVIKQTFNHRVWVKAEIRNLSSKGGHYYFELAEKDDDGKVIASCRGNLWRFKAARVLAKFERATGMPLDRDLTVLLKVSAGFHAQYGFSLTIEDIDPSYTLGDLARQYAEMVDRLTGEGLLNLNQQLPVPFDIEHVLVIAPEKAAGLGDFQADADRLARTGACHFHYHNATFQGNHAPSEIRQAIVNAQQQFFDTYKHLPDLLVIIRGGGAVGDLAYLNDYELAALVAEQPIPVWVGIGHERDKVILDEVAHTSFDTPSKVIAAIMTHLAQLVTQTLQYQAQIKQAAQRQLSTAAQQTTRQLSQIQSQTIGQLTALQKDSDYAWRSIQQSAQRQVKQAARLTSELRTQTQAAAYQQLTVAASASQNNQKTIMHSAQQQLIQAQRDSEHLRDIVLLHRPSRVLKQGYTMLTDAKDKQILTSGTQLHPEQTVHILLKDGKAKAQIIDVNINK; encoded by the coding sequence ATGCGCAAACCCAACCTGTCAAATATGAAACCAGCTAAGGTATTAGCGCCTGCTAAAGATTTAGCGACCTTGGAAGCCGAGTTAGCTGAGCAAGAAAACAATATAGAAGTCAATTTAGAAGATACCGTTCTGCGGTTGAGTGACTATTTATCAGCCGTTGATATGGTTATCAAACAGACCTTTAACCACCGTGTATGGGTAAAAGCAGAGATTCGCAATCTATCTAGTAAAGGCGGGCATTATTACTTTGAATTGGCAGAAAAAGATGATGACGGTAAGGTCATTGCTAGTTGCCGCGGCAATCTTTGGCGCTTTAAAGCAGCACGCGTCTTAGCAAAATTTGAGCGCGCAACTGGCATGCCCCTTGATCGTGATTTGACAGTATTGCTCAAAGTATCCGCAGGCTTCCATGCGCAATATGGCTTCTCTCTCACTATTGAAGATATTGACCCTAGCTACACGTTAGGCGACTTGGCGCGGCAGTATGCAGAGATGGTCGACCGCTTGACGGGAGAAGGCTTATTAAACCTGAATCAACAGCTGCCTGTTCCATTTGATATTGAGCATGTGCTGGTCATTGCCCCTGAAAAAGCCGCTGGATTAGGCGATTTTCAAGCCGACGCTGATCGCTTAGCGCGCACAGGTGCCTGTCATTTCCATTATCATAATGCGACCTTTCAGGGTAATCATGCGCCAAGCGAGATCCGCCAAGCAATCGTTAACGCCCAGCAGCAGTTTTTTGATACTTATAAGCACCTGCCAGACTTATTAGTCATTATTCGTGGCGGCGGTGCGGTCGGTGATTTAGCCTATCTAAATGATTATGAATTGGCAGCATTGGTTGCCGAGCAGCCTATCCCTGTCTGGGTTGGCATTGGTCACGAGCGTGATAAAGTGATCTTAGATGAAGTCGCGCATACTAGCTTTGATACCCCATCAAAGGTGATTGCCGCTATCATGACGCATTTAGCCCAGCTCGTCACTCAAACGCTGCAATACCAAGCGCAAATAAAACAAGCTGCTCAGCGTCAATTAAGCACCGCTGCACAACAAACGACACGCCAGTTGAGCCAAATACAATCACAAACAATTGGTCAATTAACCGCTCTGCAAAAAGACAGTGATTATGCGTGGCGTAGTATTCAGCAAAGCGCTCAGCGCCAAGTCAAGCAAGCCGCCAGACTCACCAGCGAGCTACGCACACAGACTCAAGCGGCTGCCTATCAGCAGTTAACAGTGGCTGCTAGCGCCAGTCAAAATAACCAAAAAACGATTATGCATTCCGCACAGCAGCAGTTAATACAAGCACAGCGTGATAGCGAACATCTGCGTGATATTGTGCTCCTGCACCGTCCTTCTCGGGTGCTCAAGCAAGGCTATACCATGCTTACTGATGCAAAAGACAAGCAAATACTGACCAGCGGTACGCAGCTCCATCCAGAACAAACGGTGCACATTCTCTTAAAAGACGGTAAAGCAAAAGCACAGATTATTGACGTAAATATTAATAAATAA
- a CDS encoding alpha/beta hydrolase, whose translation MPLIPAPAGVLEVDALWQQDNPNNPNTDTVALLCHPNPLFDGTMNNKVVTTMYRFARDNGMHVVRFNFRGVGQSTGEHDYADGEVVDAMTVLQWIAEQTNARKLWLGGFSFGGYVTARVAEQVLEAPHIWGLGDFEITKIALIAPSVEKNNSSDISLPADKTFEIYGNADEVIDPDNMQAFAERLGIAVSVVEGAGHFFHGRLSELKGLLEKHTFGSDA comes from the coding sequence ATGCCATTAATTCCTGCTCCTGCTGGCGTGCTCGAAGTCGACGCGCTTTGGCAACAAGATAATCCTAACAATCCAAATACCGATACAGTGGCGTTACTGTGTCATCCCAATCCGTTATTCGACGGCACGATGAATAATAAAGTGGTAACGACGATGTATCGCTTTGCTCGTGATAATGGTATGCACGTGGTACGCTTTAACTTTCGCGGTGTCGGGCAGTCGACTGGCGAGCACGATTATGCGGATGGTGAAGTCGTAGATGCAATGACCGTGCTACAATGGATTGCAGAGCAAACCAATGCGCGCAAGTTATGGTTGGGTGGTTTTTCTTTTGGCGGTTATGTGACAGCACGGGTGGCTGAGCAGGTACTTGAAGCCCCTCATATTTGGGGGCTAGGCGATTTTGAGATTACTAAAATCGCCCTTATTGCTCCATCCGTTGAAAAAAATAACAGCAGTGATATAAGCTTGCCAGCCGATAAAACTTTTGAGATTTATGGCAATGCTGATGAAGTGATTGACCCTGATAATATGCAAGCATTTGCGGAGCGATTAGGAATTGCTGTCAGCGTTGTAGAGGGCGCAGGGCACTTTTTTCATGGACGTCTGTCAGAGTTGAAAGGCTTATTAGAAAAGCATACCTTTGGTAGCGACGCTTAG
- the zapE gene encoding cell division protein ZapE, producing MSLSPLQRYEQAVSTDEFTRDEQQFKAMSYLDEIHHQLINSAPQKKSFFGFLKSKPTAPTGLYMWGGVGRGKTWMMDMFYDSLTIDRKMRLHFHHFMQRVHQELNKLQGESDPLEKVADIIYAEAVIICFDEFFVSNVSDAMILGDLFTMLFNRGITLVATSNIEPSGLYKDGLHRDRFMPAIAEVERHTTVMNIDSGIDYRLRVLQQAELYESPMTKANHHWLANRFASLSNNQKISNEPITINGREIRINARTEDILFCDFRHLCMEPRSASDFIEIAKQFSTVLVNAVPALDDDLRDPTRRFIYLVDEFYDRRVKLLVRAQQSILDLYQGEKLAFEIERTRSRLLEMQSEDYLRMEHRVDDAA from the coding sequence ATGAGTTTATCTCCATTGCAACGTTACGAGCAAGCCGTCAGTACAGATGAGTTTACTCGAGATGAGCAGCAATTTAAGGCCATGAGCTATCTTGATGAGATACATCATCAGCTCATCAATAGTGCGCCACAGAAGAAAAGCTTTTTTGGCTTTTTAAAGTCCAAGCCGACAGCACCAACGGGGTTGTATATGTGGGGCGGGGTAGGTCGTGGTAAAACATGGATGATGGACATGTTTTATGATTCATTGACCATTGATCGCAAGATGCGTCTGCATTTTCATCATTTCATGCAGCGCGTTCATCAAGAGCTAAACAAGCTGCAAGGTGAGAGTGACCCATTAGAAAAAGTCGCCGACATCATTTATGCAGAAGCGGTTATTATCTGTTTCGATGAGTTCTTTGTTTCTAACGTTTCTGATGCCATGATTTTGGGTGATTTATTTACCATGCTGTTCAATCGTGGTATTACATTGGTCGCCACCTCAAATATTGAGCCATCAGGATTGTATAAAGACGGCTTACATCGTGACCGTTTTATGCCCGCTATCGCTGAAGTAGAGCGTCATACTACGGTGATGAATATCGATTCTGGTATCGACTATCGTTTGCGCGTATTGCAGCAGGCAGAGCTATATGAGTCGCCTATGACGAAAGCGAATCATCATTGGTTAGCCAACCGTTTTGCCAGTTTATCCAATAACCAAAAAATCAGTAATGAGCCAATTACGATTAATGGTCGCGAAATTAGAATTAATGCTCGCACTGAGGATATTTTATTCTGTGATTTCCGTCATTTATGTATGGAGCCACGATCAGCATCTGATTTCATCGAAATCGCCAAGCAGTTCAGCACAGTATTGGTCAATGCCGTGCCTGCCTTAGATGATGACTTACGTGATCCGACCCGTCGGTTTATTTATCTGGTTGATGAGTTTTATGATCGCCGTGTTAAATTGCTGGTTAGAGCGCAGCAGTCGATTTTGGACCTATATCAAGGAGAGAAATTGGCGTTTGAGATTGAACGGACACGCTCGCGCTTACTTGAGATGCAGTCAGAGGATTATCTGCGCATGGAGCATCGGGTCGATGATGCGGCATAA
- a CDS encoding nitroreductase family protein, producing the protein MTTSDENDKKLSTKDITTNSMPISSEEMIGWINSRRSMGNLDTPAPTHAQIETAIECAATAPDHKKLRPWRFIVTQGDARHELGNALVAAAQAKAVQEGETLSEKDIVKTQAMPLRAPVIITVVTKIQAHKKVPPFEQMLSAGAAVQNLILALKAQGFSTVWRTGLLCNEAAVKLYFDVGPDDYVTAFVYTGTSPKNEPARKPIDIESLVRFES; encoded by the coding sequence ATGACTACATCCGACGAAAATGATAAAAAACTGTCGACCAAAGACATCACCACTAACAGTATGCCGATTAGCAGTGAAGAAATGATTGGCTGGATCAATTCAAGGCGCAGTATGGGCAATTTGGATACGCCAGCACCCACACATGCCCAAATCGAAACAGCGATTGAGTGTGCGGCGACAGCGCCAGATCATAAAAAACTGCGCCCATGGCGTTTTATAGTGACACAGGGGGACGCCCGTCATGAATTGGGCAATGCCTTGGTCGCAGCGGCTCAAGCTAAAGCGGTGCAAGAGGGCGAAACGCTGTCCGAAAAGGACATCGTAAAAACTCAGGCCATGCCATTAAGAGCGCCCGTCATCATCACAGTTGTCACAAAAATACAAGCGCACAAAAAAGTTCCTCCTTTTGAACAAATGCTAAGTGCGGGTGCAGCTGTACAAAACCTGATTTTGGCGCTAAAAGCCCAAGGTTTTAGTACAGTGTGGCGTACGGGACTGCTATGTAATGAAGCTGCTGTTAAATTATATTTTGACGTTGGTCCAGATGATTATGTGACGGCTTTTGTTTATACTGGCACCAGTCCCAAAAATGAACCCGCCCGTAAACCGATTGATATCGAGTCTTTAGTGCGATTTGAGTCATAA
- a CDS encoding NAD(P)H-dependent glycerol-3-phosphate dehydrogenase — protein sequence MTSPNESNKDISSDNTEVNTNAPEKQNSLLAGIIERATKSGIGRKKLNPSAVESAVAKNMADIHSNPTKLRLAFLGGGSFGTAMANLAARNGCDTTLWVRNKRTVKAMIKTQTNKKYLPGYKLDDSLKYSHDLAAAVKDKDIVFIAVPGLAFRETLKNIAPFISGQSIVSLTKGMEKDTFAMMSDIIKDELPEVNFGVMSGPNLAIEIMKNMPSATVIASESEPLRHAVQAALHSAFFRVFASDDVKGVELGGALKNIYAIAMGMAAAYDVGENTKAMILTRALAEMSRFGVEAGANPLTFLGLSGVGDLYATCSSELSRNYRIGNMLGRGMSIEAAVKKLGQTAEGVNTIQQVHEKATKEGIYMPITHALYAVIYEDKAALGVALHLMEAGFRSDVEFVMAHDHSNAALTAQMKTSSDSTDDESGDTDSK from the coding sequence ATGACCAGCCCTAATGAGAGCAATAAAGACATAAGTAGCGATAATACTGAGGTGAATACGAATGCCCCTGAAAAGCAAAACAGTCTGCTGGCAGGTATCATCGAACGTGCTACCAAATCGGGTATTGGTCGTAAAAAACTCAATCCTAGCGCGGTAGAATCAGCAGTGGCAAAAAACATGGCGGATATTCACAGCAATCCTACCAAGCTACGTTTGGCGTTTCTAGGCGGTGGTAGTTTTGGTACAGCAATGGCAAACTTGGCTGCACGCAATGGCTGTGATACCACGCTATGGGTACGTAACAAGCGTACGGTAAAAGCGATGATAAAAACGCAGACCAATAAAAAATATTTACCAGGTTATAAGCTTGATGACAGCCTTAAGTACAGCCATGACTTGGCAGCAGCCGTCAAAGACAAAGATATCGTTTTCATCGCTGTGCCTGGCTTAGCTTTTCGTGAGACCCTAAAGAATATTGCACCATTTATCAGTGGTCAGTCTATTGTGTCATTGACCAAAGGTATGGAGAAAGATACTTTTGCCATGATGAGCGACATTATTAAAGATGAGCTACCTGAAGTGAATTTTGGTGTCATGTCGGGGCCAAACCTTGCGATAGAGATCATGAAAAACATGCCATCGGCGACCGTTATCGCCAGTGAGTCTGAGCCCTTGCGCCATGCCGTACAAGCCGCATTACATAGTGCGTTTTTTCGAGTGTTTGCCAGTGATGATGTCAAAGGTGTGGAGCTTGGCGGTGCGCTAAAGAATATCTATGCGATTGCCATGGGAATGGCGGCGGCCTATGATGTCGGTGAAAATACCAAGGCAATGATATTGACTCGTGCTTTGGCAGAGATGAGCCGCTTTGGGGTTGAGGCGGGTGCGAATCCGCTTACCTTCTTAGGATTGTCTGGTGTGGGTGATTTATACGCCACTTGTAGCTCAGAGCTCAGTCGTAACTATCGTATCGGCAACATGCTCGGTCGCGGTATGAGTATTGAGGCCGCGGTGAAAAAACTCGGTCAAACAGCTGAAGGGGTCAATACCATTCAGCAAGTGCATGAGAAAGCTACCAAAGAAGGCATCTACATGCCTATTACCCATGCATTGTATGCGGTCATTTATGAAGATAAAGCAGCATTAGGTGTGGCGTTACATCTCATGGAAGCGGGCTTCCGTAGTGATGTTGAATTTGTAATGGCACATGATCATAGTAATGCGGCGCTAACTGCGCAGATGAAGACGTCAAGCGATAGCACTGATGATGAAAGTGGCGATACTGACAGTAAGTAA
- a CDS encoding SixA phosphatase family protein, with product MKIILVRHGQAEDESRPDSARQLTDFGQQQAMQTAEYVMTHYHPDYFVVSPYDRAQQTLAAFQTRAPKVPVIVQQNITPSDDARQALIDIANIDAECLVVVCHMSIVAYIAGLLTGDYPESFSLAEARVFEMEFVMAGMAKEIDRFVPEQPY from the coding sequence ATGAAAATTATACTAGTACGTCATGGTCAAGCAGAAGATGAGTCGCGCCCAGACAGCGCGCGCCAGTTAACTGACTTTGGTCAACAGCAAGCAATGCAGACGGCAGAGTATGTGATGACTCACTATCATCCTGATTATTTTGTCGTCAGTCCCTATGATAGAGCACAGCAGACGCTAGCAGCATTTCAGACGCGCGCGCCCAAGGTTCCAGTAATCGTACAGCAAAATATCACGCCTTCTGATGATGCGCGTCAAGCCTTAATAGATATTGCGAATATTGACGCTGAGTGTCTGGTAGTGGTGTGTCATATGTCTATCGTTGCTTATATCGCTGGTTTATTAACCGGTGATTATCCTGAATCATTTTCTCTTGCAGAAGCAAGGGTGTTTGAGATGGAATTTGTAATGGCAGGTATGGCAAAAGAGATTGATCGTTTTGTGCCTGAGCAGCCGTATTGA